In a single window of the Bacteroidia bacterium genome:
- a CDS encoding PKD domain-containing protein — MKRALLIFAFLFILSHVRAQVSINASSTQGCYPFSVNFSYSGPGANQWYWDFGDGSPTSNLQNPSHVYAQPGVHWVNMQAWMNSNYLGSAVVYINSQGVLPLLTIDPDSLCLGDVASLQLGQTGNLMVNDIDWYYGDGDNTLYGSHMSTEHTYQSQGNFNVMAIVNSNCGIDTSIGVVNIGNNTIPFSTNYFSVEEDSACPGDVVHFYITKTFTSFYIDFGDGNYSTTDDEHTYVLPGMYPVSVTLVNGCGDSRTLYDTVKIVTNATFSQVPYINIHFSPSCVGQSIDFFADRHYPTYFWDFGDQTTSTNATPSHSYSNPGTYTVTLTVANSCGSTITTSDTLNIVTSMPAIIPGNIWIMDSVCQGEGLMYIVGNGDDPQMYSWDFGDGNYSNTREGSHQYALPGTYTVTLTATNGCGQTASATFNIYVSTSGIQPNPNEYGMMVVPENNACPGDTVLLVFGPAGDSSVVTWLIDNVTPYTATQSIRVNNTTYLYAKHVFTTTGTHSAKMTYTNSCGLSFTDSTDYNITNAHQPESDFFFDNTTPKCQGKPVDFYAVGGSTYIWDFGDGSGTLVTNNTLVPVSHAYQNAGTYTVKMKVINGCGYSDETEESIIIPPSYIDITTNSVSSGCGQNNGTAIAIANGGQSPYLYEWSNGNTTFLADSLSSGIYVVNITDVNGCSNFAIATVSDLQAPTLLVNTVLDVTCFGGSNGAIDINLIGGNAPFTYQWSNGANTQDVNNLVAGPHEVIVTDVNGCVAARSIDVSQPPEVIVTVVTSDADCNMNNGVAIANVNGSTGPYNYVWSTSANTPSVNFLASGIYTVTVVDNNGCIYQAAAIINETNGPDVVLDSITGTGCLNNLSSVYIRVLNGTTPFTYLWSNGATTQDLLNVGLGMYSVVVTGSNGCQGIGMYQITKDAPATQSLCMVTVDTLTGTNQVVWEKDMNATDISGYNIYKESSQSGLYYLVGFVDYDSLSLWTDPVSDADVRSWRYKIAAVNDCNQEALWSNEHKTIHLNVNQGIGNVYNLIWDHYEGREFSSYDIFRYNANTQIWSYLTTVPSNLTSYTDVNPPAGTYAYRVDAVINACNPQVRVDQSAYVMAAINNTKSNIKNTFNNPTYGMNEGPSLGGLVLYPNPSTGDLSVYCGLNSGDGTITIFGTVGSRIMEFSWNLSVEKVKKVDLSWLSPGIYFVKVQVMNSVEVKKLIIH, encoded by the coding sequence ATGAAAAGAGCTCTTCTGATTTTTGCATTTCTTTTTATCCTTTCTCATGTACGGGCACAAGTAAGTATAAATGCGAGCAGCACACAGGGATGTTACCCCTTTTCAGTGAATTTTTCTTACTCCGGACCCGGGGCAAATCAATGGTATTGGGATTTCGGCGACGGATCACCTACATCGAATCTTCAGAACCCATCCCACGTGTACGCACAACCTGGAGTACATTGGGTGAACATGCAAGCCTGGATGAACAGCAACTACCTGGGTTCAGCAGTGGTTTACATTAATTCTCAGGGGGTCCTTCCACTGCTGACTATTGACCCGGATAGTTTATGCCTGGGAGATGTGGCCAGCCTTCAGCTGGGACAGACCGGGAATTTGATGGTCAATGATATTGATTGGTACTATGGCGATGGCGACAACACGTTGTATGGTTCACATATGTCTACGGAGCATACATATCAAAGTCAGGGAAATTTTAATGTAATGGCAATTGTGAATTCCAACTGTGGCATTGACACCAGCATAGGAGTGGTGAATATTGGAAACAATACGATTCCTTTTAGTACCAATTATTTCAGCGTTGAGGAAGATTCCGCTTGCCCGGGGGATGTTGTGCATTTTTATATTACCAAAACATTTACCTCATTCTATATTGATTTCGGAGATGGAAATTACAGTACTACCGATGATGAGCATACTTATGTTTTGCCGGGAATGTATCCGGTTTCGGTCACCTTAGTGAATGGATGCGGTGACTCGCGTACTCTTTACGATACGGTGAAGATCGTTACGAACGCAACGTTTTCCCAGGTTCCGTACATAAACATTCACTTTTCGCCATCTTGCGTCGGTCAAAGCATTGATTTTTTTGCGGACCGTCATTACCCAACGTATTTCTGGGATTTTGGCGACCAGACTACTTCTACTAACGCTACTCCTTCTCACAGTTATTCTAACCCGGGAACTTACACGGTGACACTTACTGTTGCTAATTCATGCGGGTCAACGATCACTACGTCAGATACGCTGAATATTGTTACGAGTATGCCCGCTATTATTCCGGGAAATATCTGGATTATGGACTCCGTTTGTCAGGGTGAAGGGCTGATGTATATAGTTGGCAATGGCGATGACCCGCAAATGTACTCCTGGGATTTTGGGGATGGAAACTATTCAAATACGCGAGAAGGCTCTCATCAGTATGCCCTGCCGGGAACTTACACGGTTACACTAACGGCCACAAACGGCTGCGGACAAACCGCTTCCGCAACGTTCAATATTTATGTAAGCACCTCAGGAATTCAGCCTAATCCAAATGAGTATGGGATGATGGTGGTCCCGGAGAACAATGCCTGTCCCGGAGATACAGTGCTTTTGGTGTTTGGACCGGCCGGGGATTCATCCGTTGTAACATGGCTGATTGACAATGTTACTCCTTACACGGCAACACAATCAATCCGGGTAAACAACACTACATACCTCTATGCAAAGCACGTGTTTACAACAACCGGCACGCATTCAGCAAAAATGACATACACAAATAGCTGTGGACTTTCATTTACCGATTCAACGGACTATAATATCACTAATGCGCATCAGCCGGAATCGGATTTTTTCTTTGACAATACCACTCCTAAATGTCAGGGAAAACCGGTTGATTTTTATGCCGTCGGCGGATCAACCTATATATGGGATTTTGGCGATGGTTCCGGAACTCTTGTTACAAACAATACGCTGGTGCCTGTTTCCCATGCGTACCAGAATGCCGGAACATATACGGTAAAAATGAAAGTGATCAATGGATGCGGGTATTCAGATGAGACTGAAGAGTCCATTATTATTCCTCCTTCATACATAGACATTACAACCAATTCGGTGAGTTCCGGTTGCGGACAAAACAACGGAACGGCCATCGCGATTGCAAACGGAGGCCAGAGTCCTTACCTGTACGAATGGTCCAACGGTAATACCACCTTCCTTGCTGATAGCCTTTCTTCAGGGATCTACGTTGTGAATATCACGGATGTGAACGGTTGTTCAAATTTTGCAATAGCTACGGTCAGCGACCTGCAGGCACCCACGCTTCTGGTGAATACAGTTTTGGATGTGACATGTTTTGGGGGATCAAACGGCGCCATCGACATTAACCTGATTGGTGGAAATGCGCCGTTCACGTATCAATGGTCAAATGGTGCTAATACTCAGGATGTGAATAATCTTGTGGCAGGTCCTCATGAAGTAATTGTTACGGATGTGAACGGATGTGTGGCTGCCCGCAGTATTGATGTATCTCAGCCACCGGAAGTTATTGTGACAGTTGTTACGAGCGATGCCGATTGTAATATGAATAACGGTGTTGCGATTGCGAATGTGAATGGTTCAACTGGCCCCTATAATTATGTTTGGTCTACCAGCGCCAATACTCCTTCGGTGAATTTTCTTGCCTCAGGAATATATACAGTTACAGTTGTTGACAATAACGGGTGCATTTACCAGGCAGCGGCCATTATCAATGAAACCAACGGCCCGGATGTTGTCCTGGATTCAATTACCGGCACTGGATGTTTGAATAATCTCAGTTCCGTATATATACGCGTACTTAATGGTACCACTCCATTCACCTATCTCTGGAGCAACGGTGCTACAACCCAGGACTTGCTGAACGTAGGCTTGGGTATGTATAGCGTGGTGGTCACCGGAAGTAACGGATGTCAGGGAATCGGGATGTATCAGATTACGAAGGATGCCCCTGCTACTCAGTCTCTATGTATGGTTACGGTGGATACATTAACCGGGACGAACCAGGTGGTTTGGGAGAAGGATATGAATGCCACTGATATTTCCGGATACAATATTTATAAAGAGAGTTCGCAAAGCGGATTATATTATCTCGTAGGATTTGTGGATTATGACAGCCTGAGTTTGTGGACTGATCCGGTTTCTGATGCGGATGTGCGTTCATGGAGATATAAAATTGCTGCTGTAAATGATTGCAATCAGGAAGCTTTATGGAGTAATGAACACAAAACGATACACCTGAACGTGAACCAGGGGATCGGAAACGTATATAATCTTATCTGGGATCATTACGAGGGAAGAGAGTTCTCTTCCTATGACATTTTCCGATATAACGCGAATACTCAGATTTGGTCTTACCTGACTACCGTTCCTTCCAACCTGACCTCCTATACAGATGTGAATCCTCCGGCAGGTACCTACGCATACCGCGTGGATGCAGTGATCAATGCCTGCAATCCTCAGGTACGGGTAGATCAGAGTGCTTATGTGATGGCAGCAATTAATAATACCAAATCAAATATCAAGAACACGTTTAATAATCCCACATACGGCATGAATGAAGGTCCATCGCTCGGAGGATTGGTTCTTTATCCGAATCCTTCCACCGGCGATCTTTCTGTTTATTGTGGTTTAAATTCCGGAGATGGAACTATTACAATATTCGGTACGGTTGGTTCAAGGATCATGGAGTTTAGCTGGAACCTCAGTGTTGAAAAAGTGAAAAAGGTAGATTTAAGCTGGCTTTCTCCGGGGATCTATTTTGTAAAGGTACAGGTAATGAATTCTGTAGAAGTTAAGAAGCTGATTATCCACTGA
- a CDS encoding DUF3467 domain-containing protein — MEEQNQNQNANQLNIELSEEVAEGTYSNLAIITHSPAEFVIDFIKMMPGVPKAKVKSRILLTPQHAKRLLRALKDNITKYESAHGQIREAEFSGPIPMNFGGPTGQA; from the coding sequence ATGGAAGAGCAAAATCAAAACCAAAATGCCAACCAGCTGAATATAGAGCTGTCCGAGGAGGTTGCGGAAGGAACATATTCCAACCTTGCTATTATCACTCATAGCCCGGCTGAGTTCGTTATTGATTTCATAAAAATGATGCCGGGCGTACCAAAGGCGAAAGTAAAAAGCAGAATATTACTTACGCCGCAGCATGCCAAACGCCTTCTGCGTGCTCTGAAAGACAATATTACTAAGTATGAATCCGCTCATGGTCAGATCCGTGAGGCGGAATTCTCCGGTCCAATACCTATGAACTTCGGCGGACCTACGGGTCAGGCATAA
- the rpoC gene encoding DNA-directed RNA polymerase subunit beta', with translation MALKRDQKLKSNFSKIVISLASPEHILERSSGEVLKPETINYRTYKPERDGLFCERIFGPVKDWECHCGKYKRIRYKGIVCDRCGVEVTEKKVRRERMGHINLVVPVAHIWYFRSLPNKIGYLLGLPTKKLDMIIYYERYVVINPGIKGADGLKTMDFLTEEEYLNLLETLPKENQYLDDEDPNKFIAKMGAEALEMLLSRAKLDELSYELRHKASTETSQQRKNEALKRLQVVEGFRNANTHVENRPEWMIIKVVPVIPPELRPLVPLDGGRFATSDLNDLYRRVIIRNNRLKRLIEIKAPDVILRNEKRMLQESVDSLFDNSRKSNAVKTEANRALKSLSDSLKGKQGRFRQNLLGKRVDYSARSVIVVGPEMKLHECGLPKEMAAELFKPFIIRKLIERGIVKTVKSAKKIVDRKEPVVWDILENVLKGHPVLLNRAPTLHRLGIQAFQPKLIEGKAIQLHPLVCTAFNADFDGDQMAVHVPLGNAAILEAKLLMLASHNILNPANGAPITVPSQDMVLGLYYLTKARQSEQSHVVKGEGRIFYSAEEVIIAYNEKQVDLHAIIKVKINNFEEAEDKLVTKVIETTVGRVLFNQVVPKTVGYINELLTKKSLRDIIGAIMKKTNMEVTSHFLDNIKDLGFRTAFRGGLSFNLADIVTPGAKEDLISQAYQQVDEVMNNYNMGFITNNERYNQIIDIWTHTNSRVTKQVLDTLSNDRQGFNPVYMMLDSGARGSKEQIKQLSGMRGLMAKPSKAGASGGEIIENPIISNFREGLSILEYFISTHGARKGLADTALKTADAGYLTRRLVDVAQDVIITSEDCGTLRGILASALKNNDEIVESLYDRILGRTSVHDVIHPISGKIIIESGMSITEEYAKEISESPIENVEIRSVLTCESRMGVCAKCYGRNLASGHMVQKGEAVGVIAAQSIGEPGTQLTLRTFHVGGTASNIAAASKIEAKYDGILEIDELRTVDRKNTDGGKVKVVLGRSSEMRIIDPNTKAVLTTGNIPYGAQLYIQPGVSVKKGSLICDWDPYNAVIISEFAGKVEFENVEEGITFREESDEQTGFREKVIIESKDKTKNPAIRVVSGKDQVKTYNIPVGAHIVVNSDDKIEGGTILVKIPRSTGKTGDITGGLPRVTELFEARNPSNPAVVSEIDGVVTFGKIKRGNREVVVESKTGEQRRYLVPLSKHILVQENDFIKAGEQLSDGAISPGDILGIKGPTAVQEYLVNEIQEVYRLQGVKINDKHFEVIVRQMMRKVEIHDPGDTMLLEKQLVNKADFMDENDRIYGMKVVLDGGDSEELKAGMIISSRRMRDENSTLKRKDKKAVDARDARPATANQILQGITRASLQTNSWISAASFQETTKVLNEAAVSGKIDDLSGLKENVIVGHLIPAGTGLREYEKFIVGSKEEYERLMAAKKEAEIEEEA, from the coding sequence ATGGCTCTGAAAAGAGATCAAAAACTGAAAAGCAATTTCTCCAAGATCGTAATCAGTCTTGCGTCACCTGAACATATTCTGGAAAGATCCAGCGGGGAAGTGCTAAAACCTGAGACCATCAACTACCGGACCTATAAACCGGAGCGTGACGGGTTGTTTTGTGAGCGAATTTTCGGACCCGTGAAAGACTGGGAATGTCACTGCGGTAAGTATAAGCGTATCCGTTACAAGGGAATTGTCTGTGATCGTTGCGGAGTAGAGGTAACCGAAAAGAAGGTTCGCCGGGAACGCATGGGACACATTAATCTTGTGGTTCCTGTAGCCCACATCTGGTATTTCCGTTCACTTCCCAACAAAATCGGATACCTGTTAGGTCTTCCTACCAAGAAGCTTGACATGATTATTTACTATGAAAGATATGTGGTGATTAATCCGGGAATCAAGGGTGCGGATGGATTAAAGACAATGGATTTCCTAACCGAAGAGGAATACCTGAATCTTCTGGAGACATTGCCCAAGGAGAACCAGTATCTGGACGATGAGGATCCGAATAAATTTATCGCAAAGATGGGCGCTGAAGCCCTGGAGATGCTTCTCTCTCGCGCCAAGCTGGATGAACTTTCCTACGAATTGCGTCACAAAGCAAGTACTGAAACCTCACAGCAGCGTAAAAACGAAGCCCTCAAGCGCCTGCAAGTGGTGGAGGGCTTCCGTAATGCAAACACCCATGTGGAAAATCGTCCGGAGTGGATGATCATTAAAGTGGTTCCGGTGATTCCGCCGGAACTCCGGCCATTGGTTCCGTTGGATGGCGGACGTTTTGCCACTTCGGATCTGAACGATCTTTATCGCCGTGTAATCATACGAAACAACCGACTGAAGCGCCTGATTGAAATTAAAGCGCCGGATGTGATTCTCCGCAATGAAAAAAGAATGCTTCAGGAGTCGGTAGACTCACTGTTCGATAATTCCCGCAAATCCAATGCGGTTAAAACGGAAGCAAACAGGGCACTGAAATCGCTTTCTGATTCCCTGAAAGGGAAACAGGGACGCTTTCGCCAGAACCTGCTTGGAAAACGTGTAGACTATTCCGCCCGTTCCGTAATTGTTGTAGGTCCTGAAATGAAACTGCATGAGTGCGGTCTTCCCAAAGAAATGGCCGCAGAATTATTCAAGCCGTTTATCATCCGCAAACTTATTGAGAGGGGAATTGTGAAGACGGTCAAATCCGCAAAGAAGATTGTTGACCGCAAAGAACCGGTGGTGTGGGATATTCTTGAAAATGTATTGAAAGGACATCCGGTTCTGCTGAACCGCGCTCCCACATTGCACCGCCTGGGAATTCAGGCATTCCAGCCGAAACTGATCGAAGGAAAAGCGATCCAGCTTCACCCACTGGTTTGTACAGCATTTAATGCGGACTTCGATGGTGACCAGATGGCCGTTCACGTTCCGCTGGGTAATGCCGCCATCCTGGAAGCAAAACTCCTTATGCTTGCTTCGCATAATATCCTGAATCCTGCCAATGGAGCGCCTATTACCGTTCCATCACAGGACATGGTGCTTGGACTCTATTATCTTACGAAGGCACGCCAATCCGAACAAAGTCATGTTGTGAAGGGTGAGGGCCGTATTTTCTATTCCGCCGAGGAAGTGATTATTGCCTACAATGAAAAGCAGGTGGATCTTCATGCGATCATCAAAGTGAAGATCAATAACTTTGAGGAGGCAGAAGATAAACTTGTAACCAAAGTAATTGAGACCACGGTGGGTCGGGTGCTTTTCAACCAGGTAGTACCGAAGACGGTTGGGTATATCAATGAACTTCTGACAAAGAAATCGTTGCGCGATATCATCGGCGCAATCATGAAGAAGACAAACATGGAGGTTACTTCCCATTTCCTTGATAATATCAAGGATCTCGGATTCCGCACTGCCTTCCGCGGAGGTCTTTCCTTCAACCTGGCTGATATCGTTACTCCGGGCGCTAAAGAGGATCTGATCTCTCAGGCCTATCAGCAGGTGGATGAAGTGATGAATAACTATAACATGGGATTCATTACCAACAATGAACGTTACAATCAGATTATCGATATTTGGACGCATACTAACTCCCGCGTTACAAAGCAGGTACTCGATACCCTCAGTAACGACCGGCAGGGATTCAATCCGGTTTATATGATGCTGGATTCCGGAGCACGGGGTTCTAAAGAACAGATTAAGCAGCTCAGTGGAATGCGCGGACTGATGGCGAAGCCGTCGAAAGCCGGTGCTTCCGGAGGAGAAATTATTGAAAACCCGATCATCTCCAATTTCCGGGAAGGTCTTTCAATTCTTGAGTACTTCATCTCTACCCACGGTGCACGTAAAGGGTTGGCCGATACTGCTCTTAAAACAGCAGACGCCGGTTACCTGACCCGCCGCCTTGTGGATGTAGCGCAGGATGTGATCATCACAAGTGAAGACTGCGGAACACTACGTGGTATTCTCGCCTCCGCACTTAAAAACAATGATGAAATAGTGGAATCGTTGTACGACCGAATCCTCGGACGTACTTCCGTTCACGATGTGATACATCCGATCTCCGGAAAGATTATCATCGAGTCCGGAATGTCCATTACAGAGGAATATGCCAAGGAAATTTCCGAATCTCCCATCGAAAATGTGGAGATACGTTCCGTGCTTACGTGTGAATCGCGGATGGGTGTGTGCGCGAAATGTTATGGACGTAACCTGGCATCCGGACACATGGTGCAGAAGGGAGAGGCGGTAGGCGTTATTGCAGCTCAGTCTATCGGGGAACCCGGAACGCAGCTTACACTGCGTACTTTCCACGTTGGAGGTACTGCATCAAATATTGCCGCTGCGTCCAAAATCGAAGCCAAGTACGATGGTATCCTGGAAATTGATGAACTCCGTACGGTGGACCGCAAAAATACCGACGGCGGAAAGGTAAAAGTGGTTCTCGGTCGTTCTTCCGAAATGAGGATTATTGATCCGAATACGAAGGCGGTTCTTACCACCGGAAATATTCCCTACGGTGCCCAGCTGTATATCCAGCCCGGTGTAAGCGTGAAGAAAGGTTCCCTGATTTGCGACTGGGATCCATACAATGCGGTAATCATTTCTGAGTTTGCCGGAAAGGTGGAATTCGAAAATGTGGAAGAGGGAATAACATTCCGCGAGGAGTCAGACGAACAAACGGGATTCCGCGAAAAAGTAATTATTGAGTCGAAGGATAAGACAAAGAATCCTGCGATCAGGGTAGTTTCGGGAAAGGACCAGGTGAAAACCTATAACATTCCCGTGGGTGCTCATATCGTGGTGAACAGCGACGATAAAATTGAGGGTGGAACCATTCTGGTGAAGATTCCGCGCTCTACTGGCAAAACCGGTGATATCACCGGAGGTCTGCCGCGTGTAACTGAACTCTTCGAAGCAAGAAACCCCAGTAATCCTGCGGTGGTTTCGGAGATTGACGGTGTGGTTACATTCGGAAAGATTAAGCGCGGTAACAGGGAAGTAGTGGTAGAGTCAAAAACCGGCGAACAGCGCCGTTACCTGGTTCCGCTATCAAAGCATATTCTTGTTCAGGAGAACGACTTTATCAAGGCTGGCGAACAATTGTCCGACGGCGCCATTTCTCCAGGGGATATTCTTGGAATCAAAGGACCTACTGCAGTGCAGGAATACCTTGTAAATGAGATTCAGGAAGTCTATCGCTTGCAGGGCGTAAAAATCAACGACAAGCATTTTGAAGTGATCGTACGTCAGATGATGAGAAAGGTGGAGATTCATGATCCCGGCGATACCATGTTGCTCGAGAAGCAATTGGTGAATAAAGCAGACTTCATGGATGAGAACGACCGTATCTATGGAATGAAAGTAGTTCTCGACGGCGGCGATTCTGAGGAGTTAAAAGCGGGTATGATTATTTCCTCCCGCAGAATGCGTGATGAAAATTCTACTCTGAAGAGGAAAGATAAAAAGGCAGTGGATGCGCGCGATGCCCGTCCTGCTACTGCTAACCAGATTCTTCAGGGTATCACCCGCGCTTCACTCCAGACCAACAGCTGGATCTCTGCGGCATCCTTCCAGGAAACCACCAAGGTGCTCAACGAGGCCGCGGTGAGCGGAAAGATCGACGACCTCAGTGGCTTGAAGGAGAACGTAATTGTCGGACACCTGATTCCTGCTGGAACGGGGCTGAGAGAATACGAGAAGTTCATCGTTGGTTCGAAAGAGGAGTACGAGCGCCTCATGGCTGCGAAGAAAGAAGCAGAAATCGAGGAAGAGGCCTAA